One Malania oleifera isolate guangnan ecotype guangnan chromosome 10, ASM2987363v1, whole genome shotgun sequence genomic region harbors:
- the LOC131166558 gene encoding pectinesterase 3-like, protein MALNPLHNSRKGFTIDPAKSFKPHDKTSKHLLIVTFFSLLLLIGTVAGIPVHKRNSGNGVPSSSVSPSESIKAVCKETPYPDACFSSISALGPPNNINPKVIFKLSLQVAVAELSKLTSLPDRLAAKSTDPRTRKALTVCKTVLEDAVVYVNDSISSTEAGKSGEILSAANSEDVWTWLSAASENHETCLDALREIKSSLVDDAAAAMRNSSECTSNSLAIVTNISGTGEDFVKV, encoded by the coding sequence ATGGCCTTAAATCCACTTCACAATTCACGCAAGGGGTTTACCATAGACCCTGCTAAGTCCTTCAAGCCCCATGACAAAACCAGCAAGCATCTACTCATCGTCACCTTCTTCTCCCTCCTCCTCCTCATTGGCACCGTCGCTGGAATCCCCGTTCACAAACGCAACTCTGGCAACGGCGTCCCTTCGAGCTCCGTCTCCCCATCAGAGTCGATTAAGGCGGTGTGCAAAGAGACCCCGTATCCCGACGCATGCTTCTCCAGCATCTCCGCCCTCGGCCCCCCAAACAACATCAACCCCAAAGTTATCTTCAAGCTCTCCCTGCAAGTCGCCGTCGCCGAGCTCTCCAAGCTCACGTCCCTCCCAGACCGCCTCGCAGCAAAGTCCACCGACCCCCGGACCCGCAAGGCACTCACCGTCTGCAAGACCGTGCTGGAGGATGCTGTTGTCTACGTGAACGACTCGATTTCGTCGACAGAGGCGGGGAAGTCCGGCGAGATCCTATCGGCGGCTAATAGCGAGGACGTCTGGACGTGGCTGAGCGCTGCCAGCGAGAATCACGAGACCTGCCTGGACGCCCTCCGCGAAATTAAGTCGTCGCTGGTGGATGACGCCGCGGCGGCGATGCGGAACTCGTCGGAGTGCACGAGCAACAGCTTGGCCATTGTGACGAATATCTCTGGCACCGGGGAGGattttgttaaagtttga